A portion of the Kribbella jejuensis genome contains these proteins:
- a CDS encoding helix-turn-helix domain-containing protein: MATELVSQGKSLLVEAKERRQATELFAALAGHPERLAVESEERSVGLPPELARILATVVEVMARGGSVTIGSLPEELTTTVAAEQLGVSRPTLMKMIQTGEIPSHRKGTHHRLKLTDVLAFKRARIERQRKAFDELRALEEELDEN; the protein is encoded by the coding sequence ATGGCTACCGAGCTTGTCAGCCAGGGTAAGAGTCTTCTGGTCGAGGCCAAGGAGCGGCGTCAAGCTACTGAGTTGTTTGCGGCCCTTGCTGGTCACCCTGAGCGGCTGGCTGTCGAGAGTGAGGAGCGCTCGGTAGGACTTCCTCCGGAGCTGGCCAGGATTCTCGCGACCGTCGTCGAGGTGATGGCTCGGGGCGGGTCGGTGACGATCGGCTCATTGCCGGAGGAGCTGACGACGACCGTGGCAGCCGAGCAGCTCGGCGTCTCACGGCCGACCCTGATGAAGATGATCCAGACCGGCGAGATTCCATCGCACCGCAAAGGAACTCATCACCGGCTGAAGCTCACGGACGTGCTGGCCTTCAAGCGCGCTCGGATCGAGCGGCAGCGGAAGGCGTTCGACGAGCTGCGCGCGCTCGAAGAAGAACTCGACGAGAACTGA
- the rplM gene encoding 50S ribosomal protein L13 yields the protein MRTYSPKPADVTREWHVIDATDVTLGRLAVQIATLLRGKHKPTFAPHVDGGDFVVVVNASKVALSGTKRTDKLAYRHSGHPGGLTATPIGEILDKDPRKAVEKAVWGMLPKNRLSRKLLTKLKVYAGPEHPHTAQQPKPFEITQIAQ from the coding sequence GTGCGCACGTACAGCCCGAAGCCTGCTGACGTCACTCGTGAGTGGCACGTGATCGACGCCACCGACGTCACGCTCGGTCGGCTCGCCGTCCAGATCGCAACCCTGCTGCGCGGCAAGCACAAGCCGACGTTCGCCCCGCACGTGGACGGTGGCGACTTCGTTGTCGTCGTCAACGCCTCCAAGGTGGCCCTGTCCGGCACCAAGCGGACCGACAAGCTGGCCTACCGCCACTCGGGCCACCCGGGTGGTCTGACCGCGACGCCGATCGGCGAGATCCTCGACAAGGACCCGCGTAAGGCCGTCGAGAAGGCCGTCTGGGGCATGCTGCCGAAGAACCGCCTGAGCCGGAAGCTGCTCACCAAGCTGAAGGTGTACGCCGGTCCGGAGCACCCGCACACGGCCCAGCAGCCGAAGCCGTTCGAGATCACCCAGATCGCCCAGTAA
- a CDS encoding nuclear transport factor 2 family protein, which yields MTPEEVFLKLVHGVADRDFAVLPELYAEQTDVRHPMNPYGDHPLLTRDALREHFGGVGPRVTDVVRFQPDNIRVHHTTDPELIVAEFEYAGTILAASAPFRVPAIFVLRVRNGLIVESRDDIDHLAMIRARGQVGELVAHLTEPQDTPAAS from the coding sequence ATGACTCCCGAAGAGGTCTTCCTGAAGCTGGTGCACGGCGTCGCGGATCGTGACTTCGCCGTACTGCCGGAGCTGTACGCCGAGCAGACCGACGTACGGCACCCGATGAACCCGTACGGCGACCACCCGCTGCTCACCCGCGACGCCCTCCGCGAACACTTCGGCGGCGTCGGCCCCCGCGTCACCGACGTGGTCCGCTTCCAGCCGGACAACATCCGCGTCCACCACACCACCGACCCGGAGCTGATCGTCGCCGAATTCGAGTACGCCGGAACGATCCTCGCCGCCAGCGCCCCGTTCCGCGTCCCCGCCATCTTCGTCCTCCGCGTCCGCAACGGCCTGATCGTGGAATCCCGCGACGACATCGACCACCTGGCAATGATCCGAGCCCGCGGCCAGGTCGGCGAACTCGTCGCCCACCTGACGGAACCCCAAGACACACCAGCCGCGTCCTAA
- the rpsI gene encoding 30S ribosomal protein S9: MSDITTETEEFDPEVPIDSEGPVAYTSETNPAPEQRAETGRVAVINPAGATGRRKEAVARVRIVPGTGKWKINGKDLDVYFPNKVHQQHVNEPFVVAGLEGSYDVIARINGGGITGQAGALQLGVARCLNAADLEANRPGLKKAGLLTRDARIKERKKAGLKKARKAPQYSKR; encoded by the coding sequence GTGAGCGACATCACCACCGAGACCGAAGAGTTCGACCCCGAGGTCCCCATCGACAGCGAGGGCCCGGTCGCCTACACCTCCGAGACCAACCCGGCTCCGGAGCAGCGCGCCGAGACGGGTCGGGTCGCGGTCATCAACCCGGCGGGCGCCACTGGTCGCCGCAAGGAGGCCGTCGCCCGCGTGCGGATCGTCCCGGGCACCGGCAAGTGGAAGATCAACGGGAAGGACCTCGACGTCTACTTCCCGAACAAGGTCCACCAGCAGCACGTGAACGAGCCGTTCGTCGTCGCGGGCCTGGAGGGCTCGTACGACGTGATCGCCCGGATCAACGGCGGCGGCATCACCGGCCAGGCCGGTGCGCTGCAGCTCGGCGTGGCCCGCTGCCTGAACGCGGCGGACCTCGAGGCGAACCGCCCGGGTCTGAAGAAGGCCGGTCTGCTCACCCGCGACGCGCGGATCAAGGAGCGCAAGAAGGCCGGTCTCAAGAAGGCCCGTAAGGCGCCTCAGTACAGCAAGCGCTGA
- a CDS encoding citrate synthase, translating to MTEQSLTVRDNRTGKDYDLAITDGTIRAADLKQISATDGDGGLATYDPGFVNTASTRSAVTFIDGDKGILEYRGYPIEQLAEQSNYLEVAYLLVNGSLPNKAEYEAWAHDVTYHTFVHENLKTFMQGFRYDAHPMGMLLASVGALSTFYPESREIFNEESRALQIRRLIAKMPTLGAFAFRHAQGKPYVYPDNELSYAANFLSMLFKMSEPKYAADDRLVRALEILFILHADHEQNASTNAVRAIGSTQVDPYSAVTGGIAALYGPLHGGANEAVLKMLRRIGTIDNVPAFIEGVKNGEERLMGFGHRVYKNYDPRAKIIKKAADDVFEVTGINPLLKIAVELEKIALEDEYFVSRKLYPNVDFYSGLIYEALQFPPEMFTVLFAIPRTSGWLAQWLEMLGDTDQKIARPKQIYTGARGVQYVPMGDR from the coding sequence GTGACCGAACAGTCGCTCACCGTCCGGGACAACCGGACCGGCAAGGACTACGACCTTGCCATCACCGATGGCACCATCCGTGCCGCAGATCTCAAGCAGATCAGTGCAACCGACGGCGACGGTGGCCTGGCCACCTACGACCCGGGCTTCGTCAACACCGCCTCGACGCGGTCCGCCGTCACCTTCATCGACGGCGACAAGGGCATCCTCGAGTACCGCGGGTACCCGATCGAGCAGCTCGCCGAGCAGTCCAACTACCTCGAGGTCGCGTATCTGCTGGTGAACGGCTCGCTGCCGAACAAGGCGGAGTACGAGGCCTGGGCGCACGACGTGACGTATCACACGTTCGTGCACGAGAACCTGAAGACCTTCATGCAGGGCTTCCGGTACGACGCCCACCCGATGGGCATGCTGCTCGCCTCGGTGGGCGCGCTGTCGACGTTCTACCCGGAGTCGCGAGAGATCTTCAACGAGGAGTCCCGGGCGCTGCAGATCCGTCGGCTGATCGCGAAGATGCCGACGCTCGGCGCGTTCGCGTTCCGGCACGCGCAGGGCAAGCCGTACGTCTACCCGGACAACGAGCTGAGCTACGCGGCCAACTTCCTCTCGATGCTGTTCAAGATGAGCGAGCCGAAGTACGCCGCCGACGACCGGCTGGTGCGGGCGCTGGAGATCCTGTTCATCCTGCACGCCGACCACGAGCAGAACGCGTCCACCAACGCGGTCCGGGCGATCGGCTCCACCCAGGTCGACCCGTACAGCGCGGTCACCGGCGGGATCGCGGCGCTCTACGGCCCGCTGCACGGCGGCGCCAACGAGGCGGTGCTGAAGATGCTCCGCCGGATCGGCACCATCGACAACGTGCCGGCCTTCATCGAGGGCGTGAAGAACGGCGAAGAGCGGCTGATGGGCTTCGGCCACCGCGTCTACAAAAACTATGACCCGCGCGCCAAGATCATCAAGAAGGCCGCCGACGACGTCTTCGAGGTCACCGGCATCAACCCGCTGCTGAAGATCGCCGTCGAACTGGAGAAGATCGCGCTCGAGGACGAGTACTTCGTCTCCCGCAAGCTCTACCCGAACGTCGACTTCTACTCCGGCCTGATCTACGAGGCCCTGCAGTTCCCCCCGGAGATGTTCACCGTCCTGTTCGCCATCCCCCGCACCTCCGGCTGGCTCGCCCAGTGGCTCGAGATGCTCGGCGACACCGACCAGAAAATCGCCCGCCCCAAACAGATCTACACCGGCGCCCGAGGCGTCCAGTACGTCCCCATGGGCGACCGCTGA
- the glmM gene encoding phosphoglucosamine mutase: MGRLFGTDGVRGLANVDLTAELALDLSVAAAHVLGEAGAFEGHRPRAVVGRDPRASGEFLEAAVVAGLASAGVDVVRLGVLPTPAVAYLTGSTGADLGVMLSASHNPMPDNGIKFLARGGIKLDDVIEDAIEARMGEEWQRPTGATVGRVTDDGQGFETYVSHLVRSAPNRFDGLKVVIDCANGAASQTAPEALRRLGAEVITIAAAPDGLNINLNCGSTHIEGLQREVVGHRADVGIALDGDADRCLAVDANGELVDGDQILAILALAMRDSGRLSNDTVVATVMSNLGFVQAMVREQIAVEQTKVGDRYVLEAMKAGGHKLGGEQSGHVILSDHATTGDGTLTAVNLLARVAQTGKTLADLAGAMTRLPQVLVNVKNVDKNRAGTDPTVQTAVAEATTRLGDTGRVLLRPSGTEPLVRVMVEAESSDTAHEIAHSLAEVVATSLKL; the protein is encoded by the coding sequence ATGGGGCGTTTGTTCGGCACGGACGGAGTCCGTGGCCTGGCGAACGTGGACCTGACCGCGGAGCTGGCGCTCGACCTCTCGGTCGCGGCAGCTCACGTACTCGGCGAGGCCGGTGCCTTCGAAGGGCACCGGCCGCGCGCCGTTGTGGGCCGGGATCCGCGTGCCAGTGGTGAGTTCCTGGAAGCCGCCGTGGTGGCCGGTCTGGCCAGCGCCGGCGTCGACGTCGTCCGGCTCGGCGTACTGCCGACCCCGGCCGTCGCGTACCTGACCGGTTCGACCGGTGCCGACCTCGGCGTGATGCTGTCCGCCAGCCACAACCCGATGCCGGACAACGGCATCAAGTTCCTGGCCCGCGGCGGGATCAAGCTCGACGACGTGATCGAGGACGCCATCGAGGCCCGGATGGGCGAGGAGTGGCAGCGTCCGACCGGGGCGACCGTCGGCCGGGTGACCGACGACGGGCAGGGGTTCGAGACGTACGTCTCGCACCTGGTCCGCTCGGCCCCGAACCGGTTCGACGGGCTGAAGGTCGTCATCGACTGCGCGAACGGTGCCGCCTCGCAGACCGCTCCGGAGGCGCTGCGCCGCCTGGGCGCCGAGGTGATCACGATCGCCGCCGCGCCGGACGGGCTGAACATCAACCTGAACTGCGGATCCACCCACATCGAGGGTCTGCAGCGTGAGGTCGTCGGGCACCGCGCGGACGTCGGGATCGCACTCGACGGCGACGCGGACCGCTGCCTGGCGGTGGACGCGAACGGCGAGCTCGTCGACGGCGACCAGATCCTCGCGATCCTGGCGCTGGCGATGCGAGACAGCGGCCGGTTGTCGAACGACACCGTGGTCGCGACCGTGATGAGCAACCTGGGCTTCGTCCAGGCGATGGTCCGGGAGCAGATCGCGGTAGAGCAGACCAAGGTCGGCGACCGGTACGTGCTCGAGGCAATGAAAGCCGGCGGCCACAAGCTCGGCGGCGAGCAGTCCGGCCACGTCATCCTGTCCGACCACGCCACCACCGGCGACGGCACCCTGACGGCGGTCAACCTGCTGGCCCGGGTAGCCCAGACCGGCAAGACCCTGGCCGACCTGGCCGGCGCGATGACCCGCCTCCCACAGGTCCTCGTCAACGTGAAGAACGTCGACAAGAACCGCGCTGGCACGGACCCCACGGTCCAGACCGCCGTCGCCGAGGCAACCACCCGCCTGGGCGACACCGGCCGAGTCCTCCTCCGACCATCCGGCACCGAACCCCTGGTCCGCGTCATGGTCGAAGCAGAGTCCTCCGACACCGCCCACGAAATAGCCCACTCCCTGGCCGAAGTAGTCGCCACCTCCCTAAAACTCTGA
- a CDS encoding PIN domain-containing protein has product MVTRVFVDADVLFSRTLRDWLFLTKLESGGGMYTVSTSLDVIAEATARYRDRNPTAPGRVIVEMFERISANIDERVDEYTVDGTFEGADAGDAHVDAAVRACGAGVLLTVDGGWHKMPEEQLDALPYEPLHPDEFFCIVEASAPSLMEKVIVKQMTYWFRRSGAADLPAALRAAGCKEFAERVRLRVVDMDCSFLTVRPDT; this is encoded by the coding sequence ATGGTCACCCGGGTATTCGTCGATGCGGACGTCTTGTTCTCAAGGACTTTGCGCGACTGGTTGTTCCTCACCAAGCTGGAATCCGGTGGAGGGATGTACACGGTGTCGACGAGTTTGGACGTCATCGCCGAGGCGACGGCTCGGTACCGCGACCGCAATCCGACTGCCCCAGGCAGGGTGATCGTGGAAATGTTCGAACGGATCAGCGCGAACATTGACGAGCGCGTGGACGAATACACCGTGGATGGAACCTTCGAGGGAGCTGATGCGGGCGACGCCCATGTCGACGCCGCGGTGAGGGCCTGTGGTGCAGGGGTACTGCTTACCGTCGACGGCGGATGGCACAAGATGCCTGAGGAGCAGCTCGACGCGCTGCCGTACGAGCCGCTGCATCCCGATGAGTTCTTCTGCATCGTCGAGGCGTCTGCACCCTCGTTGATGGAGAAGGTCATCGTGAAGCAGATGACCTACTGGTTTCGGAGGTCCGGTGCAGCCGATCTTCCTGCGGCCCTTCGTGCTGCGGGGTGTAAGGAATTCGCAGAACGCGTCCGCCTGCGCGTCGTGGACATGGATTGCTCTTTTCTGACTGTACGTCCGGACACTTAG